One window from the genome of Mucilaginibacter ginsenosidivorans encodes:
- a CDS encoding SDR family NAD(P)-dependent oxidoreductase has translation MDLQLKNKKALVTGSTAGIGYSIAKALAGEGAEVYINGRTTKRVDAAIKKLKAETGNQNIKGFAVDFADSKQVANLISQLPDVDILVNNVGIFEPKAFKDIPDADWIKFFEVNVLSGVRLSRAYFDKMIEKNWGRIIFISSESAVQIPAEMIHYGMTKTAQLAISRGLAELTAGTNVTVNTVMPGPTYSEGAGDFVESLAKQQGKSVAEIEKDFFEHVRPTSLLKRFTSTDEIASLVTFVASPLSSATNGAALRADGGVVKGIL, from the coding sequence ATGGATCTGCAATTAAAAAACAAAAAAGCATTGGTAACCGGCTCGACGGCTGGCATTGGTTATTCGATAGCAAAAGCGCTGGCCGGCGAAGGCGCAGAAGTTTATATTAATGGGAGAACAACCAAACGCGTTGATGCCGCCATAAAAAAATTAAAGGCCGAAACAGGCAATCAAAACATCAAAGGCTTTGCCGTAGATTTTGCCGATAGTAAACAGGTAGCCAACCTCATCAGCCAGCTACCTGATGTCGATATCCTGGTAAATAATGTTGGCATATTCGAACCAAAGGCGTTTAAAGATATACCTGACGCAGACTGGATCAAATTCTTCGAAGTCAATGTATTAAGCGGCGTACGGTTGTCGCGTGCGTATTTTGATAAGATGATCGAAAAAAACTGGGGTCGCATTATTTTTATCTCCAGCGAATCGGCCGTGCAGATACCTGCCGAGATGATCCATTATGGCATGACCAAAACGGCGCAGCTTGCCATTTCGCGCGGCCTGGCAGAATTAACCGCCGGTACCAATGTCACCGTCAACACGGTAATGCCGGGTCCTACGTATTCTGAAGGCGCTGGCGATTTCGTGGAAAGCCTGGCCAAACAGCAGGGAAAAAGTGTTGCTGAAATTGAGAAAGATTTTTTTGAGCACGTACGCCCTACTTCGCTGCTGAAGCGTTTTACAAGTACGGATGAGATAGCCAGCCTGGTGACTTTCGTAGCCAGTCCCCTATCGTCGGCAACCAATGGCGCTGCATTGCGGGCCGACGGCGGTGTGGTTAAGGGGATTTTGTAG
- a CDS encoding four helix bundle protein, with protein sequence MASFTELETWKQARKIRINASRLAKSFPQEEKFRLGDQLVRCSRSIGNNIAEGHGRFHYQDNVRFCVIARGSLSETLDQMIIAKDENLITDDVFNAFQADYDQCMKLLNGYILFIKKKKNNELD encoded by the coding sequence ATGGCATCCTTTACAGAATTAGAAACATGGAAACAGGCCAGGAAAATACGCATCAATGCTTCCAGGCTGGCCAAATCTTTTCCACAAGAAGAAAAATTCCGCCTCGGTGATCAACTAGTAAGATGTTCCAGATCAATTGGGAATAATATTGCCGAGGGACATGGACGCTTTCACTACCAGGACAATGTTCGGTTTTGCGTTATTGCCAGAGGCTCACTATCCGAAACGCTTGACCAAATGATAATTGCAAAAGACGAAAATCTGATCACAGACGATGTATTCAATGCTTTCCAGGCAGATTATGACCAGTGTATGAAACTATTGAACGGTTACATTCTATTTATAAAAAAGAAAAAGAACAACGAATTAGACTAA
- the rpsO gene encoding 30S ribosomal protein S15, translating into MYLSKEAKAEIFAKHGKAATDTGSAEGQIALFTTRIAHLTGHLKKNKHDFSTQLSLQKLVGKRRALLAYLYNKDIERYRAIIKALQLRDIIK; encoded by the coding sequence ATGTATTTAAGTAAAGAAGCAAAGGCAGAGATCTTTGCAAAACATGGCAAGGCTGCTACCGACACAGGTTCGGCAGAAGGGCAGATCGCATTATTCACAACACGTATAGCGCATTTGACCGGGCATTTGAAAAAGAACAAACACGATTTTTCGACCCAGCTTTCGCTGCAAAAATTAGTAGGTAAACGCCGCGCATTGCTGGCCTACCTGTACAACAAAGACATTGAGAGATACCGTGCTATCATCAAGGCTTTACAGCTAAGGGATATCATTAAGTAA
- a CDS encoding acyl-CoA thioesterase: protein MSTPSTYSSFETEFRVRPDDIDMFQHVHNSKYFDYVLAARYDQMERCYGMPMEKFMERGFGWVVRTAHVDYKRALGMGDYFIVKTAIESIDDKGCRVVFAITNKATNKICCDGWFDYTMIDMQTGRAAKVPEDIIEHYLI from the coding sequence ATGAGCACTCCTTCCACTTACTCCTCCTTCGAAACTGAATTTCGAGTACGGCCGGATGATATCGATATGTTTCAGCACGTGCATAACAGCAAGTATTTTGACTATGTGCTGGCTGCCCGGTACGACCAGATGGAGCGATGCTACGGCATGCCGATGGAGAAATTTATGGAGCGGGGTTTCGGCTGGGTAGTGCGCACCGCTCATGTTGATTACAAGCGCGCCTTAGGCATGGGCGATTACTTCATCGTAAAAACCGCTATCGAAAGCATCGACGATAAAGGATGCCGGGTGGTGTTTGCCATCACCAATAAAGCAACAAACAAAATATGCTGCGACGGCTGGTTCGATTATACCATGATCGACATGCAAACCGGTCGTGCCGCCAAAGTACCGGAGGATATTATTGAGCATTATTTGATTTGA
- a CDS encoding ArsR/SmtB family transcription factor, with the protein MNLRRDVFQAIADPTRRAILLLVASQSLTAGAIAANFNTARPTVSKHLQILTECELLAQEQNGREIHYHINAKKMKEVADFIEPFRKMWDDRFNLLEDIMKQYKAKK; encoded by the coding sequence ATGAATCTAAGAAGAGACGTTTTCCAGGCTATAGCCGATCCGACACGCAGGGCTATACTGCTGCTGGTTGCTTCGCAATCGCTAACCGCAGGGGCAATAGCGGCAAATTTCAACACGGCAAGGCCCACGGTATCAAAGCATTTACAAATACTAACCGAGTGCGAATTGCTTGCTCAGGAACAAAACGGCAGGGAAATTCACTACCACATCAACGCAAAAAAAATGAAAGAAGTCGCCGACTTTATTGAACCGTTCCGCAAAATGTGGGACGACAGGTTTAACCTGCTTGAAGATATTATGAAGCAATACAAAGCCAAAAAATAA
- the pnp gene encoding polyribonucleotide nucleotidyltransferase translates to MSLNVIKKVIDLGDGRTIEIETGKLAKQADGSVVVKMGDTMLLATVVSSPEAKEGVDFLPLSVDYQEKYAATGRIPGGFLRREARLSDYEVLISRLVDRALRPLFPDDYHADTQVMITLISADKDIMPDCLAGLAASAAIAVSDIPFNGPISEVRVAKIDGKLVINPTLSQLENATLEFIVAGSEFDINMVEGESKEIQEAELVEAIKFAHDHIKVHCLIQRELTIAAGKTEKRTYSHENNDEELKKAIYAATYDQVYAIAASASAKDERATKFKEVRDTYIETLGEIDDATKFLAKKYYHDVEYDAIRNLVLDEGKRLDGRTTTQIRPIWSEVGYLPSAHGSAIFTRGETQSLTTVTLGAKDDEQMIDGAFINGYQKFLLHYNFPGFSTGEVRPNRGAGRREIGHGNLAMRSLKQVLPSDDENPYTIRVVSDILESNGSSSMATVCAGTLALMDAGVKIKAPVTGIAMGLITNEMGTKYAILSDILGDEDHLGDMDFKVTGTSTGITAVQMDLKINGLSYEVLTKALDQAKEGRLHILNEISKTLSAPREDYKPHAPRIVTLKIDKEYIGAVIGPGGKIIQEMQRETGATINIEEKDNQGIVQVFADNKAAIDAAVSRIRAIAAKPEVGEIYEGKVKSIMPFGAFVEIMPGKDGLLHISEIDHKRFETMDGIFKVGDEVRVKLLDIDKQGKLKLSRKALLPKPERTEAPKQ, encoded by the coding sequence ATGAGTTTAAATGTAATTAAAAAGGTGATCGATTTAGGTGACGGCCGCACCATTGAGATCGAGACCGGTAAACTGGCCAAGCAGGCCGACGGGTCTGTAGTTGTTAAAATGGGCGACACGATGTTGCTTGCTACTGTTGTTTCATCACCTGAGGCTAAAGAAGGTGTTGATTTTCTGCCTTTATCTGTTGACTACCAGGAAAAGTATGCTGCTACTGGCCGCATTCCGGGTGGCTTCCTGCGCCGCGAGGCCCGTTTATCCGACTACGAGGTCCTGATCTCGCGTTTGGTCGACCGTGCTTTGCGCCCTTTATTCCCCGATGATTACCATGCGGATACGCAGGTGATGATCACCCTGATTTCCGCTGATAAAGACATTATGCCGGATTGTTTGGCCGGTTTGGCCGCTTCGGCCGCTATCGCCGTTTCTGATATCCCTTTCAACGGGCCTATTTCAGAAGTTCGTGTAGCGAAGATAGACGGTAAGCTGGTTATCAACCCAACTTTGAGTCAATTGGAAAATGCCACTTTGGAATTTATCGTAGCAGGTTCTGAATTCGACATCAACATGGTTGAAGGCGAATCGAAAGAGATACAGGAAGCTGAACTGGTTGAAGCTATCAAATTTGCGCACGACCATATCAAGGTACATTGTCTTATTCAAAGAGAACTGACAATAGCCGCCGGCAAGACTGAAAAACGTACTTACAGCCATGAGAATAATGACGAGGAGCTGAAAAAAGCTATTTACGCCGCCACTTACGACCAGGTTTATGCGATAGCAGCCTCTGCTTCGGCAAAGGACGAACGCGCCACCAAGTTCAAGGAAGTGCGCGATACCTATATCGAAACTTTGGGTGAAATTGACGACGCGACCAAATTTCTGGCTAAAAAATATTATCACGATGTGGAGTATGATGCTATCCGTAACCTTGTTTTAGACGAAGGCAAGCGTTTGGATGGCCGTACAACTACCCAGATACGCCCGATTTGGAGCGAAGTTGGTTATTTGCCATCTGCCCACGGTTCGGCGATATTTACGAGAGGGGAGACCCAATCATTAACCACTGTTACCTTAGGTGCAAAGGATGATGAGCAAATGATCGACGGTGCGTTTATCAACGGCTACCAGAAATTCCTGCTGCATTACAATTTCCCTGGTTTTTCAACCGGTGAAGTTCGCCCGAACAGGGGAGCCGGTCGCCGCGAGATCGGTCATGGTAACCTGGCTATGCGTTCTCTGAAACAGGTATTGCCATCCGACGACGAGAACCCATACACTATCCGTGTAGTTTCTGATATTTTGGAATCGAACGGTTCGTCATCAATGGCGACTGTTTGCGCCGGTACTTTGGCGCTGATGGATGCCGGTGTAAAGATCAAGGCCCCGGTAACAGGTATCGCCATGGGTTTGATCACTAACGAAATGGGGACCAAATATGCGATCCTTTCGGATATCTTAGGCGATGAGGATCATTTGGGCGATATGGACTTTAAAGTGACCGGCACATCTACGGGTATTACAGCAGTTCAAATGGACCTGAAGATCAATGGATTATCATACGAAGTATTAACAAAAGCTTTAGATCAGGCTAAAGAGGGCCGTTTGCATATCTTAAACGAGATCAGCAAAACCCTTAGCGCTCCGCGTGAGGATTACAAACCGCATGCACCACGCATTGTTACCCTGAAGATCGACAAAGAATACATTGGCGCCGTTATTGGTCCCGGTGGTAAGATCATCCAGGAAATGCAGCGTGAAACCGGCGCTACCATCAATATCGAGGAAAAAGACAACCAGGGTATTGTACAGGTATTTGCCGATAACAAAGCCGCTATCGATGCAGCAGTGTCACGCATCCGCGCTATTGCCGCTAAACCAGAGGTGGGCGAGATATACGAAGGTAAGGTGAAATCGATCATGCCGTTTGGCGCGTTCGTTGAAATTATGCCGGGTAAAGATGGCCTGCTGCACATATCCGAGATCGATCACAAACGTTTCGAAACCATGGATGGCATATTCAAGGTTGGCGACGAAGTACGCGTGAAATTACTGGATATCGACAAGCAAGGTAAACTGAAGCTTTCGAGAAAAGCCCTGTTGCCAAAGCCTGAGCGGACAGAGGCTCCTAAGCAGTGA
- a CDS encoding SDR family NAD(P)-dependent oxidoreductase, translated as MAKIFITGSADGLGQLAAKELIKKGHRVVLHARNEERGKQALQQVPGAENVLIADLASMHETKELASKANALGTFDAVIHNAGVYQVPRNSITVDGLPLLLAVNTLAPYILTCLMHPPRRLIYMSSGMHLSGDPSLDNISPRGHVTYSDTKLHDVILAMAIGRKWPDTYANAVNPGWVPTKMGGTSAPDNLEEGYQTQVWLAVSNDAEACVSGHYFHHKQQTRFQRAAKDVAVQEKFLAMCKLVSWVGFGGSGV; from the coding sequence ATGGCAAAAATATTCATCACCGGCTCGGCCGACGGATTGGGTCAGCTGGCCGCAAAGGAACTCATTAAGAAGGGCCACCGCGTTGTGCTGCATGCGCGAAACGAAGAACGTGGAAAACAGGCCCTGCAGCAGGTACCCGGTGCGGAGAATGTACTGATAGCCGACCTTGCGAGCATGCACGAAACAAAAGAACTGGCCTCCAAAGCCAATGCATTAGGCACTTTTGATGCCGTTATTCACAACGCCGGCGTTTACCAGGTGCCGCGCAACAGTATTACAGTTGACGGTTTGCCCTTGTTGCTGGCTGTAAACACCCTTGCTCCCTATATACTTACCTGTTTAATGCACCCACCCAGGCGACTCATCTACATGAGTTCGGGTATGCACCTCAGCGGCGACCCTAGCCTTGACAATATATCACCCCGCGGACACGTAACTTATTCCGACACCAAACTGCACGACGTTATCCTCGCGATGGCTATAGGCCGCAAGTGGCCGGATACCTACGCCAATGCCGTAAACCCCGGCTGGGTACCCACCAAAATGGGCGGCACCAGCGCACCCGACAACCTGGAAGAAGGTTACCAAACCCAGGTATGGCTCGCCGTAAGCAACGATGCGGAAGCTTGCGTAAGCGGCCACTATTTTCATCATAAACAGCAAACCCGCTTTCAACGGGCCGCAAAAGATGTTGCCGTGCAGGAAAAGTTTTTAGCGATGTGTAAGCTGGTTAGTTGGGTGGGATTTGGTGGGAGTGGGGTGTAA